tacctttaaaatttttatcaaaacaCTATAAATTCTCTgtcaatgaacagaacagtaaaatattttagtacactgtaattcaaaaaattaaagtgtTTTCTTTATGAAACGTTAATGAAGAGCAGTTTGAACAGTGCTTGTTACCTTCTTGCACAACTTGTGATAGGAAGgatgcatcttttctttttcttttttttttttttttttggacacagggtctctggccaggctggagtgcagtgcagtggtgcaatcttggctcactgcaacctctgcctcccaggctcatgcgattctcctgccttagtctcctgagtagctggactaccgGCGCATGCGactactgcccagctaattttttacattttaagtagagacagggtttcaccatgttggccaggctggtcttgaactcctgacctcaaatgatccacccgcctcggcctcccaaagtgctgggattacaagcttgaggcactgcacctggctggatgCATCTTTTCTATGCCATGGTGAACTGTCATATGCCTAAGGATCAGCTTCTGACACTGCATCCTTGGTGCCTTCAATGTCATGAAATTATCTTCAGGATTTGTTTAGTGTAAAATCTTATGCCAGTGTCACTTGTTCATCCTTTATGTGTCACAACGCTTTCACTAAGTTTGTCTGGCAGCAAATCTAGAGTCACTGGAACAATAGCAGTGCCAACATTCCCACTCTCTGTTATTTCCtctgtaattccatttatgttCCATGCAAATTTCACTTCTGGCAGTATCaccttttgtttatttgctttgctTTAATATTTGTTGGCCAATTCTTTTAATTATCTACTTTGGTAAAATATCACATGCGTTTATCACTGGGAGACAAAGAGTCAACACAACTGCATACTCTGCTTTCTGTGCATGAACTCAATGGGTACACAATAACCAATTATAAACAGACTTTGAAAGAAGTGACATGACTGGTCACTGATCATGATGTGCCTGTTACTTATGTAGTGATCTGTGGACTGAAGAGCCAGCAGTGAAGATTATACTTTATACAATTACTCACTGTTAATACACGGTCATAACTAAAACTTGTGCTTATTGAAACTGTGTGCTAAGTGAAGACTGCTTATATATCAACTATACAGAATTGATAAATATTATACGGTTGGAGGGTGGATACAGAAGTTGCGATGAGACTATGTGGGAAACTGTTTTAAAGGAGTAAATCTTGAAGTTTTTATggggaaaagataaaaagagtaCCACAACTAGGGAAAGTGGGGAACATGTTTATAGCAAAgcagagcaaacaaacaaatcacaAGTGTGTTGATTCTATTGGAAAAAGAGACTATAAGCTATAGAattgattctcaaagtgtggtccttaaACTAGCAGTATCAGTACCACCTGAGAAGGTCTTAGGTCCCAATACAGACCTAGTGAATCAGACACTCCAGGGTGGGGCCAGCAATCTCCACTTTTAAAAGCacttcaagtgattttcttgaaCATCTTCCTTAAATTAAAAGAgtattataacatttttaaaaactcaaaaactcAGATGTTATCCCCCCATACCTACACCcaccaaaaaaccccaaacaaaccaAAATCCCACAAACATACAATATATGCTTTTCACCAAACACTTGTCACAGAAGCCAAAAATACTATCCCAGTACACTGAAATGAAAGGCTCACAAGAGGATAGGATTCACAGAGAATAATCAGCAGTTAGGATTACTTAGGATTttacaaaatgattaaaatgaagtAATCCATACAGTTGATgttaaactgtacatttaaaaactgaaaccttaattttttttttgtcatgaatCTCCCTTCTCTGTCAGTACTTTAAACAAAATTTCACTCATAAGTTCTTAACTGGGCCTTTCCTAAAATGGATGTGGCTGGCAAATTGCATCCAAGTAGCTAATGTTGAGATAGTTGGTGTGAGGTCTTTGGAGGAACATTGAAATTTTGGTTACAGAATGAAAATTACTACAAAAACTTCGAGTATGTgtatgaaggaggaggaggagggaggcagtaCATCACCAATTAGTGCATTTAGCTACTTCCTTTTTTGAGTTAAGCAGAAAGAATCAATTATCTACTTAATACTCtcataaaacatgaaaacaaaatactgattaaccaaaacaggaaaaacattttaagtgaGTAACCTTTCTTTGATTAAGAAACACACCCTCATAGGATTTATTACATACAAGCAATCAAGCTACACACTATAACACAAAATTTTATTAGACTCGACAAAGAATTTTATCAGACTCTGACCTTAAGCTGTTTATTGTCTAACAGGAAGAAGGGATAGGTGTTAAGAGAGAACAATAAAGTACAAAGTAACAAGTCACAGAGAAGTAAAAGACTGCACTGAGAGATCAACGAAAGCAAAAGACTACACAGAGGAGCAGTCTGAGATGATTAGGAGGGATTGAGATTTATGGGATGCATTGAGATGTTCGATATTGGACATTCTAGTGGGAGGAAATACTACCAATAATGTACCTAGCAAGTAATCTATTATGTGAGGATGTTAACTGTACATGAACTGAGCCAATGCAAATTGAACTTCAGCCTAATCCCCATAccccagcaaaacaaaacaaaacaaaggaaaaagtcatTTCATCAAAATATTTGAGGTTTTAAAAGTAGTGTCAttataagaaaatttcaaaataaatgtatagatcAATAAATAGTTAACCAATTAACAGTACTCTTATAAGAACCTAGAaaacaaatgtgtatttttgATTATACTATTAAATAAGTGTTTCTAAAATAGGTCAGCGTGGTAGGTCATCCCTGTAATACCAGAGcttttggaggctaaggtaggaggattgcttgaggccagaagttcaagaccagtctgggcaatataatgagaccccatctcaagaaaaaacaaaaaaattagctgggcatggtagcacatgcctgcagccccagctacttggaaggctgcagtgggaggatcacttgaggccaggagtttgaggttacagtgagctatgatcacatgactacactccagcctgggcaacagaatgagaccctgtctaaaaataataaatacataaataaaaactaaagtaaaaaaGTGCAGAATAGAAGTATTCACAATTGAATTTACAAGCATGTAattacaaggaaattaaaaaggagaataaagacTTTTGTATAACTTACCAACATAAAATGAGCTGTTGGAATGCAATAAACTTTCAGTCCATAAGCGACAAAGTTCACTTTCAGTCAGAGCTTCAACTCCATAACAAGCTTGATACTCTACTTTTGGTAGTACATAAACTGGAAATTGCTGCAATGCAAGATTATACTTTTTCAAAGCTCTATTAATTTACTATTAATAGTAAATACATTTGCCTATACAGCTTTGCCACTTTCAAAATGCCTTCAGGTAAACTTATTTCATCCTTTCAGTTACGGCAGGATTCACACTGTAAGATGGATACATTCAGGCCTGATGAATAGAAGAATGTTTGGTGCCAAAAGGTGGATGGATAAAAGAGATCTCTCCTCACCATTCCCATTTGTGACCAAAATCAACATACCTCCCCACATAGGCAAGGTTTGATTTCAGTCAGGGAATGTGACTGACAGCAGAATCCTTGCAACAAAGCCTATCATACATAGTTGCCCAAAGGCTCAAAGCCAGATGCTGGGAAGCACTGACTTTTTTATATACTAGTCATTCTCAAGAGGATAAAAAAGGTAGAAATTTTTTGCTCCTTTAAAGCATGAGTCGCATTGTCTTAGGCTCAAATACTCTGAGCAGCTTGTTTCATTCTACAAATGAAAGAGCACTAATGCCTACATTAACACCTGTTTGTCATTATCTTCAATTTAACGGCTTTATTTCAGACATGAAGTATCTGACAAATTATCCATCCAAATTCACTGGTCAGGACACTACATAAGTAAAATGACTGTACCTATTACTGGCCTAAGGGAGCATAAGCAAAGAAATACATGTTGTTCACTGTGCTTATGCTATctcatatcttcaaagaaaactcTACTCTTAACAGGAGTCTATTTCCAGTTGCAGAAAGAGAAACACATGATTTAAGGTACTTAACTTGCACAGATAAGGCTAAGTAGTACTTCTGAAATTATACTAATGTGTCACCATTtatagatttgaaaatatttcatcagTATTTCTTAATTCTTGATTTTTACAAAGTGGCAAAGAGTGGGCTTGGTACAATGGTGGTGGTAAGAACAATTCAAATCCACTAATATTTTTGCTATCCACAGTAAGTGCTGTTTCATGTGACTGCCCTTGAACTACGTGCATGTGAGAAATCTGgtgatcttgttaaaatgtagaatCTGGGGTGGAGCCCAAGGTTTTGCATTAATAACAAGCTATTGTTCCAGGGACCATACTTTCAGTAGGTAAGGCTTCCAGTGTGTcttctcaattaaaaacaaaattaaatgtgatTAGGATAATTTTACCATTAAAAGCATTTTACTATATAATTTTGCAAATGGTTATCTGCATATGATTTAGTCTCTCATAACTTTAGAGCAAATAGGAGGTTGAGATAAAGAAATTtgctcaggctgggtgcagtggcttatgcctataataccagcattttgggaggctgaggtgggaagattacttaaGGCCACGAGTTCAGGATTAGCCTGGACgaaatagcaagaccctgcctctacaaaaaattaaaaaaaaaaatcagctgtgcaTGTGGCACATGCTTACAGTTCTAGTtatgaggctgagatgggaggatcatttgagcccataAGTTCAAGGaagcagtaagctatgatcgtgctactgcactcctgcctgggcaacacagcaagagtcttgtctcttttaaaaaaagaatgaatgaaatttgCTCAAGGACACATAGCTAGTTTACAGCAGAACTGAAAAAAGTTGACTGAGAAAAAGGATCACATTTCTGGATCAGAAATGGGTAACAGAGTTAattccatatatttaaaaattttttaaatatgtattatttctaaAAAGCAAATACTTTGGGAGATTTTCTTTGATAAAACTACTCTATCTATAAAACCAAGTCCTAAAACCAGTTTAATTTCTGTGTGTATTCTACTGCCATCTCCAGGAAGCCAGGGGAAAAAAAGGCCTGAACATTTCATCTTTCCTTAGTATCCCAAAATTGAAGTAAAAATTTAAGGATAATCAAAATTTTCATAGTATaaagtttactatttttttcccttgataAGTGGCTCCCCAAGTAAAAGCTTTTCTTGGTTCTGTTCCAATTTTTCACATAAAGCACTTAGGATACTTGGTTAATTGAGACAGACAGTAATAGATATTATGAAATCATCCAAAGTTCTGGGTGTAGATTTCATAATCATGTATTGAACTCAGTAAATTCTGTTTTATAACTTGTGGTCCAAATTAgcctctttattattattgtttttttgagatggagtttcactcttgttgtctaggctggagtgcaatgatacaatctcagctcactgcaacttccgcctcctgggttcaagcaattctcctgcctcagcctcccgagcagccggGTTTATaggtgcaccaccaagcccagctaagtttttttttttttttagtagagatggggtttcgccacgtgggccaggctggtctcgaactcctgacctcaggtgatctacctgcctcagcctccaaaagagTTGTGATTAcgggcgtgggccactgtgcctggcctagcctCTTTATTTTATCCCATCACTTGAGACTGGCTGATGTTTTATGTTCTCCTTTAAAGTGCAACTCTTATTAAGCAGAGTTTTGGTAAGGAAACATAAATGATACTGGAAACTAAAATGACAACTAAAATAATTAAGAACTgaggaaaaatgaagaagagatgAGGTTCTTGGACAGCAGAGGTTGAAGACACTTCTAAGTATTTCAAAGCCCTATCTAAGCAAGTTGGTTTTTAGGTAGGAAATACTAATGGGGGATGTACTTTTAGTGAATTAGTTTAAATAGTAccacttaaaacattttcaaactggtgcctcaacctccctaaaGTTCCCTTACTCAACAATACCACCCCCTCGCCATTTTCCTCATTTACTCAGTGCCTATTTACTGAATTTccataggataaaatattttggagaaacagagatgaaTAGGACATGATTCCAAGGGGCATACATTTTACTAAGAGATTTAAACCATAAACTACTACATATAATAATGGGGGCAATGTAAGCAttcattgaaaattttaaaattttattctgagTTTGACACAATCAGAAATATAAGGCTTCTATTTAGACAGTCTTTAGGGTGTAactattttgacatattttgatgAAGAATGAATTTTCTCCTATAAGGTTATATCTTGAAATTTACAAATTTCACCTTAGTCAAGTGAATTACAATGTCCTTACCAAGCTGTCTTGTTCAAGAATTAAACTGGTATCCAAAATTTCCCTAGGCTATTCTTACTTAAGAGATACCGGCCATCAACAATTTCTAAGTGCTGtaagctgaaaaagaaatacaaagtggTATGGGTTCACATAGTAGGAAGTGAAAGAAATGAGGTTAGCCTCAAAATAAATCAGAGAGATAGcaagaattaaagaaataaaaccttgAAAATACAATCTATAGGACTGATACTATATGTATTCAAGATGTTCAAGCTTATGGCTATTAAGTTTATTAGTTAACACAGATGAGGCAggaaaaattagcaaataaagTCAAATCTTTTAATTCACAGGATGTTACAGCATTTATCTAGGAGGAGACTATCAAACCTATAGAATTTTGTCATTCCTTGAGCTTCTCTTGTAAAGAGCACTAAAACCAAACAGTTTTCAATTAAAACCATTTGGTTTCTAAAATTTCAAGTTTGAATCAATGATAAAAGCTAAATTATGTGaattaaaagtttaataatttaGGAATTTATAATCTTCCTTCTatttaacaaaagataaaaacattatcAAGCACAAGTTCCACCAAGTCCACTGGATTTGGGTGGACAAAGTGTACATCCTGGATCTGGATGGGTTGGCCTTAGAGTTTATCATAGTCATCAAACCCTCATGCTGCTGTCATTAGCAGTGTGGAAAAGTtggcacttttttatttttttttgagacagagtctcactctgttgcccaggctggagtgcagtggtgcaatctaggctcactgcaagctccgcctcccaggttcacgccattctccagcctcagcctcctgagtagctgggactacaggcgcctgccaccacgcccggctgattttttgtattcttagtagagatgaggtttcacgacgttagccaggatggtctcgatctcctgacctcgtgatctgcccacctcggcctcccaaagtgctgggattacaggcatgaggcatcacacctggcccagttATTCTTTAGTATGATACAGTAGTCAGGAAGTAATCCACAAGGATCAATAGTAGAACATCACTAGTTTGGATTCACCTGATCCCTACCTCAAAACACACTGACATTTGAAGTGGTCAGTGATGATTCTTATTGGGCAGTGGGTTAGATAACAAGAGATAGAGATaccaaaacttgttttttttaaatgtgtactgTGACaaatataaacaacagaaaaagtcctcaagaaaaatgaaaggaaacacaCTTTGATATTACATACTCCATTATAATATAGAAGATTCCCTTTATTTACCAGAATTCAGTagtcatacacacaaaaaaatacaaactaatctgaaagagaatttcaaatatgaaaaattattaaaagaattattCAAATTGCAGCAATACATGTTTTTCCCTgaggaaaatatttatatcaaaCCCAAAAGAAAcagggggaaaaagaaaggaagacattTGGTCTTCTAACAATCCTGAAAAGACCTTACATGTGTGTGAAAGGCCATCTTTCAAAAGTTCTACTTGGACTTCCAAAGTAAGTCAAGAAGAGCCCCAAAGTAAGACATAAAAGAGTTCGAGTTCACATGTAATAATGGAAATCCAAATTCCCAGAGAAAACAGGAATATGTGTGCCAATCTAGATGTAATCTATGATGATGCagttttttataaagtttatacaggtggagtatcccttatctgaaatgcttggaaccagaagtgtttcagattttggattttttttctggattttcgaatatttacatatacataatgagatatcttggggacaggactcaagtctaaacacaaaactCTTTTATGTTTCATATCCACCATATACATAGAGCCTGAGGgtaattttatacagtattttatatacttttacacatgaaacaaagttttgactggaGTTTGGACTGTGACCCATCATAGGAGGTCATgtatggaattttccacttgtgatACCATGCCGGAGCTCAAAAGCTTTCGAactttggagcattttgaattttggattagGGCTGCTCAATCTGTATATTCCAAGCATGAATGTTACTGGCATTTATGGCTACTATATACAAACTTATTAAAATCGATCTCAGCAttttagtaaaacaaaacaaaacaaaactgaacttGAAGATACTACTATGAGTGCTCAACAATTTAAACTTCATAGTAATGGCATGTTAAGTATCTGTTGATTATTCTGTGATCACATTCTAACTCCGCAAATAACAACTTACTCTTCTGATTTTCTTCCGTTTTTTAGAACGTGGTCTTGTCTCTATCCTCTGGACACTGCAGCGTACGAGTAACAACAGGTCTTGCAGGCTAAATAACTTATAAACAAAATTTCCTTCCTGAGGAGCTAGGTATTCCGATGTATCTTCAACATAGTCCTGAAGTTCATATGGCAAtcctttaaaaatagtatttctcatttttaaaatacattagcTCTTTACCCATCATAAGCAAGGATACAACAATTcaattaactatttttaaacttctatcaTCTTTAATTTTCTACTTCTCTGCCTAATGGACCCTCACACTATTACCATTTCTGTTTACTTTTACTGGAACTGCAGTTAAGAGCTGAAATCCTAGCTTTAAGGTTCTTCTCCTTTTAACCTTCACTAACTCTAGGCAAAGTATAAATTTGTGAGACAGCATAccatgtgagaaaaataaaaagtttaaaaagtaatattattCCTAATCTAGGCAGAGCTGAGGAGCAGATTtatttcacaaaaacaaaaagtataaaactgcAGTCCAACACCaagtataattaaattttaaaatcaatcaatgttTATGATTATTCTGGATGCACTTACCCTTCATCAATTTGACAAATCACATTACCTATAGCTTAGCAGTCACTGTACATGTTAGATAAACACAAGTTGCAAGACCCATACGCCTTTGTATACATATCTAGAGAGGCTTATTTTGGAAGCTGAAATACTGATCAATAgattgaaaaaatgaaatatcagtgACTATATGACACTTACAAAACAGGTTATAACAAAGTAAAAGAACGAGAGAGAAAaacctaaggaaaaagaacaagcaAAACAATGTAAGctctttgtaaatatttacttACGTCCTTTTGGCTTCTGAAATGCAGAAGGCCATCCAGATTTCGGCCAACTACAGGAGTCTGAAGGACCAGACAATTGCTCAGAAACAGAAGGCTGTTTAGAATTTTCTAAATTCATTAAAGGCAATTCGGGTACTTTTCTGGAAATTGGCTTTAAGAGCTCatcctgcatttttaaaatctctccaaCTGGATCAAATTTTTTATATACTCGtttgatgggtttttttaaaacacatgacTCTTCAGGACTACAGGCATTATTAGTCTGGTTTCCTACAGAAGCCTGTCCTGAGGAAAAATTTGGACTAGCTGGTCTAGAACTTAAGTTAGAATCCACAACAGCTGTCTTTCCATCACTATTATTTTTACACTCTGTATCAATGATTAAACACTCCTCATCTGTATCACTGCTGCAGAGAACTGTATCTTCCGTTTTTGCTGCTTCCGATCCAACAGTCTTTTCCTTTGAGTTGTCTAGGTTTTCCAGAACATTAGGTCTTTCACCATCAGCATGTACCATATCTATAGTCATATCATTTTTATTAGAAGTTTCAATTTCCTGAGAATTTTCTAACTGTAAGGCATCAGATGTTTTCAAATCACTATCTTGTATCAAAGGCTTGTCAGAATTTGATACCTTTTCACATGATTCAAATCCCtgatcatctttatttttgtgcTCCCCAGGGCCACCATCCATACCAGTGACCAGCTGTTTCTCCTTTTGCAATTGTTCCATCAGAATCTGAGATAAACTTCTAGAATTAGCAGAAATGTCTGGTGCACTTGGTGCCACAGTTGTAGTTCCTGCTTTGGGGGCTGTAGGAACATCTGTCATGTTAGGTACTGTGGAAGTACTTGCTGGACTTGGTGACTTTGATGCTTTGGTGGTGGTTACTCCAAAAGTTTCAAGCTCTGTGACATCATCATCAAAATCCAGATACAAGTTTTCAAGACTCTCAATTTTTCGGCACTCATTGACTTCACAGGACATCTTAAGTAAATAAGTTGGTAAAGTATTAGTAAAAATTTCAAGCCACCCTACCTATCTCTTAATGTCCCTATCCCTGTCATACATACTTCCTGCTCTtataaagtagaaagaaaagtcTAATGGTTGTAAAAGGTTCTTGTTTAAGATGACAACAAACTATTACCAGCTATTATTAACCTTATTTTCCCACTGAAATGTTCATGATAACAGGCAAATTTGCCAAGTTATAATAGCACAAGAAATGGAATATTTACGGACTACCACATCTCAAGAGGAATTTCAACGAATCAAAAAACAGACAAGACCACAAAGAAGAAATGTAGGGCCAAACGGGAGGCAGATTTTCATTTATGTCTACTCCATAGACTCCTGCAGAGACACTTGGTCTTAGCTGACCAGGAGGAAAGTCCCTCTGCCACTGTGAGGACACTGCTTCCAATGCGTCCAGAGAAGTGTCGCCAGCTTCTGGTGCACCCTTAATATCAACCAGTGACTTTCTTTCCACAACTACTCAGGGAAAACAACTCTCAGCAATAAAAGATGGGGCAGAAACTGACAGAAGGTGGTTTATTGTATTCTGAGACATGAAGTCATAAATGTTGTTTTTCATGTACTGTTTTGGTAATGGAAAAACTACACACAGCTTTAACTTATTCAGGACTACACTGTCCCCTCTACAAGGAGACAAGCACCAGAAGGTCTCTCTTCAATCTGACAGAGCACTTTAAATACCATAGAAATTTGGTAACGGGTTATGTACATCCACTAGCCTTACAGTGCAGGATTTAAGAGAAAGGTTCTAACAGTCACCAGTAGTGAGTAAGAAAGATCAACTCatgtaagttacttaacctctctgaacctcaacggcctcatctctaaaacaggtACAGCAGGGGCATCTTCTTGGATTTGTTCTAAAGATTAAGTGAgaaattatatatagaaaatctctTGGCATAGTGCCTGTCACATAATAAGTAGCCtctcagtaaatggtagctaGTGAATGGTAATTCCTACTAGAAGACTACCAAATttagtaaaaaagtaaaattaaactaTATGCTGCTTATGTGAGGCATTCCTACacaaaaaggttaaaaacaaaacaactacagATGCCATCAAgagataaaaagaggaagaatagcAATGAAAGTGTTAGACAAAGCAGAATTCAAAGCAAAAAGCATTATATAGAAAAGGGAGAAATGCTagtttgaaaaaagagaaaatccgtGATAGATAGATAGTGGTCATAAATTTTTATTacacaaactgaaaaataaaagaaaaatttgacaCAAACACAATTATACTAGgtcaatgagatactgtctctatgtaaaaaataaaaaggaatacagaaggtatgaataatattaaacaatgagaatatatatgaaagattgaaaatacatatgtaaacagACTACAAAGATATACTTTTTCCCTTCCCAAGAATCCAAAGGGCATTTCAAAAAATGAACtataatatacaaagaaaatctcAATATAGACCAAAGCAGAATCTGATAAAGTCTTATTCTATgttcagaaggaaataaaattagatatcattaagaaaaatgtaaacaaacaataaactaaagcacttgaaaatttaaaaacattccaaATTGTTGGACTACAGAAATCAAAATAATTCCAGAATACTTAGCAACATAAATTAGACTAATAGAcattaagaagtaaaataatttgaGGCAAAAAAAGCATTATCatcctctcatttttatttacttttgctaGGTGTTTGGAGACACCTGCACAatccagaaaaagcattttactcCAAGTTCAGGGCCTGAACACGCAGGCTGTAATTTCAGAGAAAGCTCATTTACTTCTGGTTCACCGACTCCTGAGGTGCAGCCCCTTTGGGGTCCAGGCCCTTGGCGGAaaactgaagtttttcttttatccccCAGTCCTATGATGCTGCCAAAAGCACAGTTCATTTTCTTAGTTGCCTCTTCAGAACTGGCAAATATAATCCACGGCAAAAATGACCCTAAGTAATAGGCTTACCTTCTGGGAATCCTGTCTTCTTCAGTATCTCAGCCCTACAATTCCTCACTATCTTGTTAGCTTTTTGATGCTTCtaagaaagacattttaatatttgtcCAGCTTATTTAGATGTCATCAATAAAAGGAGGGTCCAAATTACCTGGTCTACCATTACTGAAAGAAGCCACCATCAGTTTTCATCCCTCTTAACCTACCTCatgtttcttcttgtttctgCCTGACCTTCACCTCAAAATAAGTTTtaggcagatttttaaaagtaaaatgtgtaAGAAGAAAACTAAGTTAAAAATGCTTTATGACATGTgtatcataaaaatattaaaaggcaaaTGGCAAAGAgacaaacataaatataaaaaccaaaagGCCAGTATCCTTAAAATTGTATGAGCTCTTAAgtacaagaaaaacatttttatattttattttaaaattttgtttgcttCCTCATTTTACTCAAGTCTCTGTTCACATTTCCTATCCTCAGAAAAGCCTTCTTAATCGTGAATATAAAATGACCCCTTCCCCACTCATCTCTCTATTTCCCCTTaacctactttatttttctccgtAGCATTTACCACTACCTGCTTTTTTACTGTATCTGGGCCCTCTGCCACTTATTTAAGGTCTGAGGGAaaacaggttttgtttttattcactgCTGCTTCCTCCCTGCATAG
This window of the Nomascus leucogenys isolate Asia chromosome 6, Asia_NLE_v1, whole genome shotgun sequence genome carries:
- the ICE2 gene encoding little elongation complex subunit 2 isoform X5 is translated as MSSKMVISESGLNWDISPKNGLKTFFSRENYKDHSMAPSLKELCVLSSRRIGENLNASASSVENEPAVSSATQAKEKVKTTIGMVLLPKPRVPYPRFSRFSQREQRSYVDLLVKYAKIPANSKAVGINKNDYLQYLDMKKHVNEEVTEFLKFLQNSAKKCAQDYNMLSDDARLFTEKILRACIEQVKKYSEFYTLHEVTSLMGFFPFRVEMGLKLEKTLLALGSVKYVKTVFPSMPIKLQLSKDDIATIETSEQTAEAMHYDISKDPNAEKLVSRYHPQIALTSQSLFTLLNNHGPAYKEQWEIPVCIQVIPVAGSKPVKVIYINSPLPQKKMTMRERNQIFHEVPLKFMMSKNTSVPVSAVFMDKPEEFISDMDMSCEVNECRKIESLENLYLDFDDDVTELETFGVTTTKASKSPSPASTSTVPNMTDVPTAPKAGTTTVAPSAPDISANSRSLSQILMEQLQKEKQLVTGMDGGPGEHKNKDDQGFESCEKVSNSDKPLIQDSDLKTSDALQLENSQEIETSNKNDMTIDMVHADGERPNVLENLDNSKEKTVGSEAAKTEDTVLCSSDTDEECLIIDTECKNNSDGKTAVVDSNLSSRPASPNFSSGQASVGNQTNNACSPEESCVLKKPIKRVYKKFDPVGEILKMQDELLKPISRKVPELPLMNLENSKQPSVSEQLSGPSDSCSWPKSGWPSAFQKPKGRLPYELQDYVEDTSEYLAPQEGNFVYKLFSLQDLLLLVRCSVQRIETRPRSKKRKKIRRQFPVYVLPKVEYQACYGVEALTESELCRLWTESLLHSNSSFYVGHVDAFTSKLFLLEEITSEELKEKLSALKISNLFNILQHILKKLSSRRFFTPDL